One segment of Neobacillus endophyticus DNA contains the following:
- a CDS encoding HAD family hydrolase translates to MTDYKVLFLDIDGTILTPDNTIEESTKSAISQVQELGIEVFLATGRPLHELDEMAKELNIHSFIGYNGAYAVYRGEELFNEPMMSSTIDQFLETANLHQHEAILYTNNENVFTHIQSPTTQDFISYFHLYKNASYSPVINDQVLGMTLLNLKESDISFYETEADIHLSQVNVEGMRHCYDVIRDQVNKGYGVQMVLKHLGIDKQCSIAFGDGMNDKEMLSNTGESFAMGNGHPDIFQYAKHRTTNVTDSGIFNGLKKLGLVK, encoded by the coding sequence ATGACCGATTACAAAGTTTTATTTCTAGATATTGATGGAACCATTCTTACCCCTGACAACACGATTGAGGAATCAACCAAATCTGCCATTTCTCAGGTGCAGGAACTTGGGATAGAAGTCTTTTTAGCCACAGGCAGGCCCCTGCATGAGTTAGATGAAATGGCAAAAGAATTAAATATTCATTCTTTCATTGGCTACAATGGAGCATACGCAGTTTATAGAGGAGAAGAGTTATTTAATGAACCAATGATGAGTTCTACTATTGATCAATTCTTGGAAACCGCCAACTTACACCAACACGAAGCTATTTTATATACAAATAACGAAAATGTATTTACACATATTCAATCACCTACCACCCAAGATTTTATTTCTTATTTTCATTTATATAAAAATGCTTCATATTCTCCCGTTATCAATGATCAAGTTCTCGGAATGACATTGTTGAATTTAAAGGAATCGGATATCTCCTTTTATGAAACAGAGGCTGACATTCATTTATCACAGGTTAATGTGGAAGGAATGCGGCACTGCTACGATGTTATTCGTGATCAAGTAAATAAAGGTTACGGTGTTCAAATGGTTTTAAAACACCTTGGCATTGATAAGCAATGTTCCATTGCTTTTGGAGATGGAATGAATGACAAAGAGATGCTCAGCAATACCGGGGAAAGCTTTGCCATGGGCAACGGACATCCTGATATTTTTCAGTATGCAAAGCATAGAACAACAAACGTTACAGATTCTGGAATATTTAACGGGCTAAAAAAATTAGGATTAGTCAAATGA
- the helD gene encoding RNA polymerase recycling motor HelD gives MGNLQKKGWQSEQERVDLVVTEIYKKINKLSKNAGTVSSDVLELRKTFWEDVTVNLDEPDDVIETAASLKQQAELLSERERTYGQLDTQLKTLYRLKDSPYFGRIDFLENGEKTSDQVYLGISSLMDENDENFLIYDWRAPISSLYYDYPPGPAQYSTPEGDIIGEMKLKRQFIIRASIIKGMFETGVTIGDEMLQEVLGNNASSQMKSIVATIQREQNAIIRNEKSKLLIVQGVAGSGKTSAALQRIAYLLYRYRSTLKSENIMLFSPNPLFNSYVATVLPELGEENMQQVTFQEYLLQRLGKEFTVEDPFVQMEYLLTAKSDEGYLTRVNGIRFKATTDFKKMVDAYADGLSDDGLIFKDFRFRGDVLISHREIHDYFYSLDRNFTISNRIQLVKEWLVKELKRWMKRERLKSWVEEEIQYLEKEDYLEVYKKLEGKQQFTENSFDDFEREQRLLADMVVKERFRPLFRLVKTMKFIDMQQIYLGLYRTENDYGVNVPVNWEQMKSQTRLHLKNNVIPYEDATPYVYLQEQIEGRKSNTSIRHIFIDEAQDYTPFQFAFIQQLFPFSKMTLLGDFNQAIYSGATGAETILTDLAVNEDTETFVLNKTYRSTKEIVEFSRELIETREEIIPFNRLGRKPNVTLLDRTNIKTKIAAKIIQFQNEGHRTIAVICKTAEESKEAFELLKSTLPVFLIEKATLSYEKGILVIPSYLAKGIEFDAVILYDCSKYQHESERKLFYTACTRAMHELQLFAIDGISPLMNGVPNETYTLEK, from the coding sequence ATGGGTAACTTGCAGAAAAAAGGCTGGCAGTCGGAGCAGGAACGAGTTGATTTAGTTGTTACAGAAATTTATAAAAAAATAAATAAATTATCAAAAAATGCTGGAACTGTCAGTTCTGATGTCCTAGAACTCCGAAAAACATTTTGGGAGGATGTCACAGTTAATTTGGATGAACCAGATGATGTGATTGAAACTGCGGCAAGTTTGAAACAGCAGGCTGAATTGCTTTCTGAAAGGGAAAGAACTTACGGGCAGCTGGATACCCAACTTAAAACACTTTATAGGCTAAAAGACTCTCCGTACTTTGGTCGCATCGATTTTTTAGAAAACGGGGAAAAGACAAGTGATCAGGTTTATCTAGGGATTTCATCACTGATGGATGAAAATGATGAGAATTTCCTCATTTATGATTGGCGAGCTCCTATTTCAAGCCTCTACTATGATTACCCGCCAGGGCCAGCACAATATTCGACTCCTGAGGGAGATATTATCGGAGAAATGAAATTAAAAAGGCAATTTATTATTAGAGCTTCTATCATTAAAGGAATGTTCGAAACAGGTGTAACGATTGGTGATGAAATGCTCCAAGAAGTATTGGGCAATAATGCCAGCAGCCAAATGAAAAGCATTGTGGCTACGATTCAACGTGAACAAAATGCCATAATACGTAATGAGAAGAGCAAATTATTGATCGTCCAAGGAGTTGCAGGAAGCGGTAAAACATCTGCAGCACTTCAGCGCATTGCTTATCTACTATACCGATATCGCAGCACATTGAAATCAGAGAATATTATGCTTTTTTCGCCAAACCCTTTATTCAACAGTTATGTGGCAACTGTATTGCCGGAATTAGGCGAAGAAAATATGCAGCAAGTAACTTTTCAAGAATATTTGCTCCAAAGGCTGGGGAAAGAATTCACGGTAGAAGATCCTTTCGTTCAAATGGAATACTTATTAACAGCCAAATCTGATGAAGGATATTTAACAAGAGTTAATGGGATTCGTTTTAAAGCGACCACAGATTTCAAAAAAATGGTGGATGCATACGCAGATGGGTTATCGGACGATGGACTTATTTTTAAAGATTTTCGATTCAGGGGAGATGTCCTAATTTCTCATCGGGAAATACATGATTACTTTTATTCCTTGGACCGTAATTTCACGATATCGAACCGAATACAATTAGTGAAAGAATGGCTTGTAAAGGAATTAAAGCGCTGGATGAAACGAGAACGCTTGAAGAGCTGGGTGGAGGAAGAGATCCAGTATCTTGAAAAAGAGGATTATTTAGAGGTTTATAAGAAACTAGAAGGAAAACAGCAGTTTACAGAAAATAGTTTTGATGATTTCGAAAGAGAGCAAAGACTCTTGGCTGACATGGTTGTAAAAGAACGATTTAGGCCATTGTTCCGTTTGGTTAAGACCATGAAATTCATTGATATGCAGCAGATTTATCTCGGGTTATATAGGACAGAAAATGATTATGGCGTAAATGTACCGGTAAACTGGGAGCAAATGAAGAGCCAAACGCGTCTTCATTTGAAAAACAACGTGATTCCTTACGAGGATGCTACTCCGTATGTTTACTTACAAGAACAGATTGAAGGTAGGAAATCCAACACCTCCATTCGCCATATCTTTATTGATGAGGCCCAGGACTACACTCCATTTCAATTTGCATTTATCCAGCAGTTGTTTCCGTTTAGTAAAATGACTTTGTTAGGTGATTTCAATCAAGCGATTTATTCGGGGGCTACCGGAGCTGAAACAATACTAACAGACTTGGCTGTTAATGAGGATACGGAAACATTTGTTTTAAATAAAACTTATCGATCCACTAAGGAGATTGTGGAATTTTCTAGAGAGCTAATTGAAACCCGTGAAGAAATTATTCCATTCAATCGCCTGGGTAGAAAACCGAATGTGACCTTATTAGACAGAACAAACATAAAAACAAAAATAGCGGCTAAAATTATACAGTTTCAAAATGAAGGTCACAGAACAATTGCAGTAATTTGCAAAACAGCAGAAGAGAGTAAAGAGGCATTTGAATTACTTAAGTCAACCTTACCGGTATTTTTAATAGAAAAAGCTACGCTGTCATATGAGAAGGGAATTCTGGTAATTCCTTCTTATTTGGCGAAGGGGATTGAATTCGACGCAGTGATTCTTTATGATTGCTCAAAATATCAACACGAAAGCGAGAGAAAGCTTTTTTATACTGCCTGTACTCGTGCGATGCATGAATTACAATTATTTGCTATAGACGGAATCAGCCCCCTTATGAATGGGGTTCCAAATGAAACCTATACATTAGAAAAATAG
- a CDS encoding polysaccharide deacetylase family protein has product MTPSYSHAQQRVPILVYHSIAQFPGHGLKELYVTPENFEKQMNYLKNNGFTLLTFEQWKDINKVQKPILITVDDGYKNNLTVYDVFKKIQTGSFRPSEPFFIISDFIGRPNRLSNSDLKILAESGMISIQSHTATHPDLTKANRFIEELKDSKNKIEQITGKPVIALSYPFGNFNSQVIAETKKYYLFGLTTTPGPYIKTDFKDEQYLLPRTYIKYSTTLQDFMKIVNSNVK; this is encoded by the coding sequence GTGACCCCATCATACAGCCATGCACAACAACGTGTCCCTATATTAGTTTATCACTCCATTGCTCAATTTCCTGGACATGGTTTAAAAGAGTTATACGTCACCCCGGAAAACTTCGAAAAACAAATGAATTATTTAAAAAATAATGGTTTTACCTTATTAACTTTTGAACAATGGAAAGATATAAATAAAGTTCAAAAGCCGATTCTCATAACTGTTGATGATGGGTATAAAAACAATTTAACAGTTTATGATGTATTTAAGAAAATTCAAACAGGCTCGTTTAGACCTTCAGAACCCTTTTTTATCATTTCAGATTTCATTGGCCGACCCAATCGACTTTCGAACTCGGACTTGAAGATTCTTGCTGAGTCCGGAATGATTTCCATTCAATCGCATACCGCAACACATCCTGACTTAACAAAGGCCAACCGTTTTATCGAGGAATTAAAAGACTCTAAGAATAAAATTGAACAAATTACTGGAAAACCAGTAATCGCTCTTTCTTATCCATTTGGCAACTTTAACTCTCAAGTGATAGCTGAAACCAAAAAGTATTATCTTTTCGGGTTAACCACAACCCCCGGACCATATATTAAAACAGACTTTAAAGACGAACAGTATCTGCTGCCAAGAACATATATCAAATATTCAACTACTCTTCAGGATTTTATGAAAATTGTAAATTCTAATGTGAAATAA
- a CDS encoding YceI family protein, with the protein MTKSKWALDVAHSSVDFSVRHMMIANVKGSFNSFNAVIEADPTDLTSASIEFTIETASVDTRNQDRDGHLVSADFFDVANFPLMTFTSTDIAKINDDEYNVTGDFSLHGVTKKETFKVTYEGSGKDPWGNEKVGFSVEGTVNRTDYGLVWNAALETGGVLVGDKVKINLQIQAAKAE; encoded by the coding sequence ATGACTAAATCAAAATGGGCTTTAGATGTAGCACATAGCAGTGTAGATTTTTCAGTTCGACATATGATGATTGCTAATGTAAAAGGGTCTTTCAACAGCTTTAATGCTGTTATTGAAGCTGACCCGACGGATTTAACTTCTGCTTCCATTGAATTTACAATTGAAACAGCAAGTGTTGACACTCGTAACCAAGATCGTGACGGTCACCTTGTTTCTGCCGATTTCTTTGATGTGGCAAATTTTCCATTAATGACATTTACATCAACTGATATTGCCAAAATTAATGATGATGAATATAACGTAACGGGAGATTTTTCACTTCACGGTGTAACAAAGAAAGAAACTTTTAAGGTAACCTATGAAGGTTCAGGAAAAGATCCATGGGGAAATGAAAAAGTTGGATTCAGTGTAGAGGGGACTGTAAATCGTACAGATTATGGCCTAGTTTGGAATGCTGCACTGGAAACTGGCGGTGTTCTTGTTGGTGACAAAGTAAAAATCAATCTTCAAATTCAAGCTGCGAAAGCAGAGTAA
- a CDS encoding aminotransferase class V-fold PLP-dependent enzyme — translation MITARLGGKTYRIPVNLEQYFNTFRPHVIGINQEFASPYGNKTIIYGDWTASGRLYRPIEQKISEVFGPYMANTHTESNVTSLMMTGIYKQSKQIIKEHVNADSNDVVILDGFGMTAVMNKLQRILGMRIHERWRDRLRLPEKERPIIFLTHMEHHSNQTSWLETIADIEIIQPDENGLVDPCHLEELLQKYKDRSLKIGSFTACSNVTGIQTPYHQLAKIMHQHEGICIVDFAAAAPYVKINMHPKDPLEKLDAILFSPHKFLGGPGTSGVLVFDSRIYKNHIPDHPGGGTVTWTNPWGGHEYYDDIELREDGGTPGILQAIRTALCLNLKDQMGVENILKREKEQLNLLLPLLEKIPQVHILEGHMKERLGIVSFYIENIHYNLIVRLLNDRFGIQVRGGCSCAGTYGHYLFHIDQNSSKQIMEKINHGDLSTKPGWVRFSLHPIISNQEILFFVEAIKEIIENIDDWKKDYIYDPSSNDYFYIHFIREDMSPMFRME, via the coding sequence ATGATTACAGCGAGACTTGGAGGTAAAACGTATCGAATTCCTGTAAATCTCGAGCAATATTTTAACACGTTTCGTCCACACGTCATTGGGATCAATCAGGAATTTGCATCACCTTATGGAAATAAAACCATTATATATGGGGATTGGACTGCCAGTGGAAGACTGTACAGACCGATCGAGCAAAAAATATCTGAGGTTTTCGGGCCATATATGGCTAATACCCATACAGAATCAAATGTCACCAGCTTAATGATGACGGGAATATATAAACAGTCAAAGCAGATTATAAAGGAACACGTAAATGCCGACTCAAATGATGTTGTGATTCTTGATGGCTTTGGTATGACCGCTGTTATGAATAAATTACAGCGAATATTAGGGATGAGGATACATGAACGCTGGAGAGATCGATTAAGACTCCCTGAAAAAGAGCGCCCGATTATTTTCTTAACCCATATGGAACATCATTCGAATCAAACCTCATGGTTAGAGACAATAGCCGATATCGAAATCATTCAGCCTGATGAAAATGGTTTGGTTGACCCATGTCATTTAGAGGAGCTACTACAGAAATATAAGGATAGGAGCTTGAAAATTGGGTCATTTACTGCTTGTTCAAATGTAACAGGTATACAAACTCCATATCATCAACTTGCGAAAATCATGCATCAGCATGAAGGTATATGTATTGTTGATTTTGCTGCAGCAGCGCCATACGTGAAAATCAACATGCATCCGAAAGACCCTTTAGAAAAATTGGACGCCATTTTGTTCTCGCCGCACAAGTTTTTGGGAGGACCCGGAACGAGTGGTGTTCTTGTATTTGATTCCCGAATCTATAAAAATCATATTCCTGATCATCCAGGAGGAGGCACCGTAACGTGGACAAATCCGTGGGGAGGACATGAATATTATGATGATATCGAACTTAGGGAAGATGGAGGAACGCCAGGGATTTTACAAGCGATCAGAACTGCATTGTGCTTGAATTTAAAAGATCAAATGGGAGTAGAAAATATTTTAAAGAGGGAGAAAGAACAATTAAACCTTTTACTTCCTCTTTTGGAAAAAATACCTCAAGTTCATATATTGGAAGGACATATGAAAGAGAGATTGGGGATTGTCTCGTTTTATATTGAAAACATTCATTACAACTTGATTGTTCGATTATTAAATGATCGATTCGGCATCCAGGTAAGAGGAGGATGTTCGTGTGCGGGAACATATGGTCATTATCTTTTTCATATCGATCAAAACTCATCTAAACAAATTATGGAGAAAATAAATCATGGGGATTTGTCGACAAAACCCGGTTGGGTTCGATTTTCTCTACATCCGATAATAAGCAACCAAGAAATATTATTCTTTGTTGAAGCGATTAAGGAAATAATCGAAAACATTGATGACTGGAAAAAAGATTATATTTATGATCCCTCCAGCAATGATTATTTTTATATCCATTTTATTCGGGAGGATATGTCGCCGATGTTTAGAATGGAATAA
- a CDS encoding DUF2935 domain-containing protein encodes MAVSISDWEEHFFWVEILQDHAIFVRDHLSVTEKKEISIAESFIRLFGGLIDELKKLDPNLTFSENEMILFAKQAYPVAYDYYRFEGYIQNLRIKNKINLNLSPTYLNGTLNENQEYLRLLSFYVNGQQPAPLRLDQLLDLWLEDQLGHIILLRNVTDPIELTVERQADQFANRFQMFILQNHHIKGYLRFIEQGFPRQRQLALEVGRTVIEMNLYIRSVLEKYKGERILNKTTLRFIEHHFPETCYFIKKLAEFAPELYMESVQCSLKKPSFS; translated from the coding sequence ATGGCTGTGTCAATTAGTGATTGGGAAGAGCATTTTTTTTGGGTGGAAATTCTACAAGATCATGCCATTTTTGTCAGAGATCATTTGTCTGTGACAGAGAAAAAAGAAATTTCCATTGCAGAAAGTTTTATTCGATTATTCGGAGGATTGATCGATGAATTAAAGAAATTGGATCCCAATCTTACCTTTTCAGAAAATGAAATGATTTTATTTGCTAAACAAGCATACCCCGTTGCTTACGATTACTATCGTTTTGAAGGCTATATCCAAAATCTGAGGATAAAAAATAAAATCAACCTGAATTTGTCGCCCACTTATTTGAACGGAACTCTAAATGAGAATCAAGAATATTTGCGTCTTCTATCCTTTTATGTCAACGGTCAGCAGCCTGCTCCGTTAAGACTGGATCAGTTGCTGGATTTGTGGTTGGAAGACCAATTAGGGCACATTATATTGCTGAGAAACGTAACAGATCCTATTGAATTAACGGTTGAAAGGCAGGCAGATCAATTTGCCAACAGATTTCAGATGTTTATTCTTCAAAATCACCATATAAAGGGCTATTTACGTTTTATTGAGCAAGGATTTCCCAGACAAAGGCAGTTAGCGCTTGAGGTAGGGAGAACTGTCATTGAAATGAATCTGTATATTAGGTCTGTCCTTGAAAAGTACAAAGGCGAAAGAATTTTAAATAAAACGACACTGCGTTTTATAGAACATCATTTTCCTGAAACCTGCTATTTTATCAAAAAATTAGCTGAATTTGCCCCTGAACTCTATATGGAAAGCGTACAGTGTTCATTAAAAAAACCCTCATTCAGTTAA
- a CDS encoding TetR/AcrR family transcriptional regulator translates to MTNSTIYNNSSFQHILNTTEDIILEKGCRNTTLKDIIERTGLSKGAIYHYVESKDELFGLILKSKIEEMNEAFNQSIARSLHNENIGEETFEVISQFFYSRQNSKDVGNYIFVYLLSQDNEKVRNILKEIYKFSKETGAKWIKRGQENGVIPENIDAEKMAVLLMTFSFGLRVTQILSTTEEEKIAENDIFKMIISTLTHN, encoded by the coding sequence ATGACAAACTCAACGATTTACAATAATTCGAGCTTTCAGCACATTTTAAATACAACTGAGGACATTATCTTGGAAAAAGGCTGCAGAAACACCACCTTGAAAGATATCATTGAACGCACAGGTTTATCAAAAGGTGCTATTTACCATTATGTTGAAAGTAAAGATGAGTTGTTTGGGTTGATATTAAAATCAAAAATCGAAGAAATGAATGAAGCTTTTAATCAGTCAATCGCTCGTTCTCTTCATAACGAAAACATTGGGGAAGAAACCTTTGAAGTAATTAGCCAATTTTTCTACTCGAGACAGAATTCAAAAGATGTGGGAAATTACATTTTTGTCTATTTACTAAGTCAGGATAACGAAAAGGTTAGAAACATTTTAAAAGAGATTTATAAATTTAGTAAAGAAACAGGAGCAAAATGGATTAAAAGGGGCCAAGAGAATGGCGTAATTCCAGAAAATATCGACGCAGAAAAAATGGCAGTACTACTGATGACATTTTCTTTCGGACTGCGTGTAACCCAAATCCTTTCAACAACAGAAGAGGAAAAAATAGCTGAAAATGATATTTTTAAAATGATAATAAGTACATTGACTCATAATTGA
- a CDS encoding GNAT family N-acetyltransferase, which yields MEIQPVTKNDCKKVKRFYSAITANLRSNGVYQWDFFYPNPFIIKNDLKKGTLFGLYEENQLAGAVVLDPKQSSKYNDLPWEDMNGKPLIIHRLGVHPLFQGKGYGKKLVQFAESYAVKNDFTSIRFDVYAENKRALTIYEKAGYQPRGMIRFPFRSVPYQCYEKIM from the coding sequence ATGGAAATTCAGCCCGTTACTAAGAATGATTGTAAAAAGGTTAAGCGGTTTTATTCGGCCATTACTGCTAATTTGCGCAGTAATGGCGTATATCAATGGGATTTCTTCTATCCCAATCCCTTTATCATTAAAAATGACTTAAAAAAGGGAACGTTATTTGGATTATACGAGGAAAACCAACTAGCCGGTGCCGTTGTATTGGACCCTAAGCAAAGTAGTAAATATAACGATTTGCCGTGGGAAGATATGAATGGGAAGCCTTTAATCATTCATCGTTTAGGCGTTCATCCCTTATTTCAAGGAAAAGGTTACGGGAAAAAGCTGGTGCAATTCGCAGAATCCTATGCGGTAAAGAATGATTTTACGAGTATTCGTTTTGACGTCTATGCCGAAAATAAAAGGGCTCTAACGATATATGAAAAGGCAGGATATCAACCGCGAGGAATGATTCGATTTCCTTTTCGTTCAGTTCCTTATCAATGCTATGAAAAAATTATGTAA
- a CDS encoding Hsp20/alpha crystallin family protein, giving the protein MTYLAPFKKRARDLSTEMWDSFSDFFNDNFFAPVHSETNFFRTDVRDCSDHYVVEAELPGFSKEDIKVEYDHHYLTISAKRESHIKDEMESFIRQERHFGEFVRRFYAKDINEDTIVATFTNGILTVKCPKISIPHIEQKRIEIH; this is encoded by the coding sequence ATGACCTACTTAGCGCCATTTAAAAAAAGAGCGAGGGATTTGAGTACCGAGATGTGGGATTCTTTCAGTGATTTTTTCAATGACAATTTCTTTGCTCCCGTTCACAGTGAGACTAATTTTTTCCGTACAGATGTTAGAGATTGCAGCGATCATTATGTTGTAGAGGCAGAATTGCCGGGCTTTTCAAAAGAGGACATCAAAGTGGAATATGACCATCATTATTTAACGATTTCTGCCAAACGCGAATCACATATAAAGGATGAGATGGAAAGCTTTATTCGTCAGGAAAGGCACTTTGGAGAATTTGTCCGCCGTTTTTATGCTAAAGACATTAATGAAGACACGATAGTTGCCACTTTTACCAATGGTATTCTTACAGTTAAATGTCCAAAAATAAGCATTCCACATATCGAACAAAAACGAATAGAAATTCATTAA
- a CDS encoding DMT family transporter produces the protein MWVAAAIVTMLSFGTNNTIFKWSSGKGLSKLHLQFFFYITAFLLTLCYGFFSGGFHLGIYGIFLGSLIGILNANGNIQMAKAFEAGPASLTSPLVGTNAIFPILSAGIIFQEHIAVLQWVGIVFMLGSAVVIQYSPGSGHFVNYRPWISRIIFSIMSFGLLGILMKTTAFLHIHSLEILISMYGGGAVYLAVFSLINKEKWQKSEGNVGALVGVLSIIGYSSYFYALQSGTASIVFPIVSLNCLVVILAGFILFHEKLKSYQMIGVLTALLGIILTKI, from the coding sequence ATGTGGGTGGCAGCCGCAATTGTAACAATGCTTAGTTTCGGTACAAATAATACGATTTTCAAGTGGAGTTCCGGGAAGGGTTTATCCAAACTTCATCTGCAATTTTTCTTTTATATAACAGCCTTTTTATTGACACTTTGCTACGGCTTCTTTTCCGGAGGTTTTCATCTGGGGATTTACGGCATTTTCCTTGGTTCATTAATTGGTATTTTAAATGCGAATGGAAATATTCAAATGGCGAAAGCATTTGAAGCCGGACCAGCTAGTTTAACATCTCCCCTTGTTGGTACTAATGCGATTTTTCCTATTTTAAGTGCAGGAATTATCTTCCAAGAACACATTGCAGTTCTTCAATGGGTGGGAATAGTGTTTATGCTGGGCTCAGCTGTTGTGATACAATACTCACCGGGATCAGGCCATTTTGTCAATTATCGGCCTTGGATCAGTAGGATTATTTTTTCCATCATGTCATTTGGTCTTTTAGGCATTTTGATGAAAACAACCGCCTTTTTACATATTCACTCGTTGGAGATCCTGATTTCGATGTATGGGGGCGGAGCGGTTTATTTGGCTGTTTTCAGTTTGATTAATAAGGAAAAGTGGCAAAAATCTGAAGGGAATGTCGGGGCGCTTGTTGGGGTTTTAAGTATAATTGGGTACAGCAGTTATTTTTATGCTCTTCAATCTGGTACGGCCAGCATTGTGTTTCCAATTGTAAGCCTCAATTGCCTAGTGGTAATACTTGCAGGGTTTATCCTTTTCCATGAAAAATTAAAAAGTTATCAAATGATCGGAGTACTAACAGCGTTACTTGGGATTATTTTAACAAAAATATGA
- a CDS encoding VC0807 family protein, translating to MNITSKRKLIQSIILSMVINGAIPMVVYNLLLHYFSSFNALLIATLIPLADNLYHLLKHRRSDSFGLFMLTGFILSLLAFMLGGNERLILLRESLVTGLLGCIFIGSLFFSKPLIYHFAIRFSVNNQDDMKGEFAKNWELPYFRFVIRIMTVIWGITLLGEAIIKTILVYELSIPAFLAVSQVVFYGAIGVAILWTILYRRYAKKRLDLLIAAI from the coding sequence GTGAATATAACCTCAAAAAGGAAATTGATTCAAAGTATTATTTTAAGTATGGTTATTAATGGGGCCATTCCAATGGTGGTGTATAATTTATTGCTACATTATTTTTCTAGTTTTAACGCTTTGCTTATAGCTACCCTAATCCCATTGGCTGACAACCTTTATCATCTCTTAAAACATCGGAGATCAGATTCATTCGGATTATTTATGTTAACAGGATTTATCTTAAGTTTGCTTGCGTTTATGCTAGGCGGAAATGAAAGGCTGATATTGCTTCGCGAATCATTGGTGACAGGTTTATTAGGATGCATATTTATTGGGTCATTATTTTTTTCAAAACCTCTTATCTATCATTTTGCTATTCGTTTCAGTGTCAATAATCAGGATGATATGAAGGGGGAATTTGCAAAGAATTGGGAGCTGCCCTATTTCCGCTTTGTTATAAGGATTATGACGGTTATTTGGGGAATTACTTTGCTTGGTGAAGCTATAATAAAAACCATTTTAGTATATGAGCTCTCAATTCCTGCATTTTTAGCTGTTTCACAAGTGGTTTTTTATGGAGCAATCGGAGTGGCGATTCTTTGGACAATATTATATAGAAGATATGCGAAAAAACGCTTGGATCTTCTAATTGCAGCTATATAA
- a CDS encoding L,D-transpeptidase family protein — protein sequence MIHTVRPGETLASISADYRVSLHSLYHANPGISQLFVGQKIQIPGIPDPSTIPYTIEISVSKKRLTLYQNNKLMKIYPIAVGKMLTQTPAGDYVIVNRQYNPGGAYGVLWLSLSKQGYGIHGTNDPSSIGKAVSHGCVRMFNRDVLQLSNLVPNGARVRINL from the coding sequence ATGATTCACACTGTGAGGCCCGGTGAAACGCTGGCATCCATATCAGCTGATTACCGGGTCAGCCTCCATAGCCTTTATCACGCAAATCCAGGAATCAGTCAATTGTTTGTTGGGCAAAAGATTCAAATTCCCGGGATCCCAGACCCGAGCACAATTCCATATACCATTGAAATTTCCGTAAGTAAAAAAAGACTTACATTATATCAAAATAACAAATTGATGAAAATCTACCCCATAGCTGTTGGGAAAATGCTGACTCAAACGCCGGCGGGAGATTATGTCATTGTCAATAGGCAATATAATCCAGGGGGGGCGTATGGTGTTTTATGGCTTTCTCTTTCAAAACAAGGTTATGGCATACACGGGACCAATGATCCGAGTTCGATTGGCAAGGCTGTTTCGCACGGGTGTGTAAGGATGTTTAATCGGGATGTGTTACAGCTATCAAATTTGGTACCAAATGGAGCAAGGGTTAGAATTAACCTATAA